The following is a genomic window from Ictalurus furcatus strain D&B chromosome 14, Billie_1.0, whole genome shotgun sequence.
GTGTAGAGGTGAGTGTAGTGGTTTTAACATTAGTTGTAGAAGTATTATCTCCTGCCCCCCCTGTTGCTGGTGTGGTTATTCCTCTGATTTTTGTAGTTGTTGAAGGTGGAATACTTGATGTTATGGTTCTTAAAGCTCCTGCCGATGAAGTGATCATGACCAGGGGAGTAGTATTTCCAGAAGCAGAAGCAGTAGTAGAGGTTGCTGATGATGTAGAGGTTGTTGAAACTCTTGCAGGAGATGCAGTAGTTCTACCCATTGGAGTAGGTGATGTATTAGTAATAATCAGAGGAGTCATATTTCCAGTAGTAATATCTGCCTCagaggttgttgatgatgaagtTGTTGAAATCTCTTCAAATGTTGTAGTATATATAACCGTTGGTGTAATATTTTCAGGAGTAGAAGGAGTATTAGTTGTTTCAAATGATGTAGTGGTTGTTGAAACTTCGTCAGATGATGAATTTGATGTAAACTCTGAAGTAGTATTTTCAGGTGTTAAAACAGTGTTCTCTGACAAAGTGGAAGCTGTTTCATCTGTGACTGTTTCTAGTGTAGAGGTGAGTGTAGTGGTTTTAATAATAGTTGTAGAAGTATTATCTCCTGACACCACTGTTGCTGGTGTGGTTATTCCTCTGATTTTTGTAGTTGTTGAAGGTGGAATACTTGATGTTATGGTTCTTAAAGCTCCTGCCGATGAAGTGATCATGACCAGGGGAGTAGTATTTCCAGAAGCAGAAGCAGTAGTAGAGGTTGCTGATGATGTAGAGGTTGTTGAAACTCTTGCAGGAGATGCAGTAGTTCTACCCATTGGAGTAGGTGATGTATTAGTAATAATCAGAGGAGTCATATTTCCAGTAGTAATATCTGCCTCagaggttgttgatgatgaagtTGTTGAAATCTCTTCAAATGTTGTAGTATATATAACCGTTGGTGTAATATTTTCAGGAGTAGAAGGAGTATTAGTTGTTTCAAATGATGTACTGGTTGTTGAAACTTCGTCAGATGATGAATCTGATGTAAACTCTGAAGTAGTATTTTCAGGTGTTAAAACAGTGTTCTCTGACAAAGTGGATGCTGTTTCATCTGTGACTGTTTCTAGTGTAGAGGTGAGTGTAGTGGTTTTAATAATAGTTGTAGAAGTATTATCTCCTGACACCCCTGTTGCTGCTGTGGTTATTCCTCTGATTTTTGTAGTTGTTGAAGTTGGAATACTTGATGTTATGGTTCTTAAAGCTCCTGCCGATGAAGTGATCATGACCAGGGGAGTAGTATTTCCAGAAGCAGAAGCAGTAGTAGAGGTTGCTGATGATGTAGAGGTTGTTGAAACTCTTGCAGGAGATGCAGTAGTTCTACCCATTGGAGTAGGTGATGTATTAGTAATAATCAGAGGAGTCATATTTCCAGTAGTAATATCTGCCTCagaggttgttgatgatgaagtTGTTGAAATCTCTTCAAATGTTGTAGTATATATAACCGTTGGTGTAATATTTTCAGGAGTAGAAGAAGCATTAGTTGTTTCAAATGATGTAGTGGTTGTTGAAACTTCGTCAGATGATGAATTTGATGTAAACTCTGAAGTAGTATTTTCAGGTGTTAAAACAGTGTTCTCTGACAAAGTGGAAGCTGTTTCATCTGTGACTGTTTCTAGTGTAGAGGTGAGTGTAGTGGTTTTAATAATAGTTGTAGAAGTATTATCTCCTGACACCACTGTTGCTGGTGTGGTTATTCCTCTGATTTTTGTAGTTGTTGAAGGTGGAATACTTGATGTTATGGTTCTTAAAGCTCCTGCCGATGAAGTGATCATGACCAGGGGAGTAGTATTTCCAGAAGCAGAAGCAGTAGTAGAGGTTGCTGATGATGTAGAGGTTGTTGAAACTCTTGCAGGAGATGCAGTAGTTCTACCCATTGGAGTAGGTGATGTATTAGTAATAATCAGAGGAGTCATATTTCCAGTAGTAATATCTGCCTCagaggttgttgatgatgaagtTGTTGAAATCTCTTCAAATGTTGTAGTATATATAACCGTTGGTGTAATATTTTCAGGAGTAGAAGGAGTATTAGTTGTTTCAAATGATGTACTGGTTGTTGAAACTTCGTCAGATGATGAATCTGATGTAAACTCTGAAGTAGTATTTTCAGGTGTTAAAACAGTGTTCTCTGATAAAGTGGAAGCTGTTTCATCTGTGACTGTTTCTAGTGTAGAGGTGAGTGTAGTGGTTTTAATAATAGTTGTAGAAGTATTATCTCCTGACACCCCTGTTGCTGCTGTGGTTATTCCTCCGATTTTTGTAGTTGTTGAAGGTGGAATACTTGATGTTATGGTTCTTAAAGCTCCTGCCGATGAAGTGATCATGACCAGGGGAGTAGTATTTCCAGAAGCAGAAGCAGTAGTAGAGGTTGCTGATGATGTAGAGGTTGTTGAAACTCTTGCAGGAGATGCAGTAGTTCTACCCATTGGAGTAGGTGATGTATTAGTAATAATCAGAGGAGTCATATTTCCAGTAGTAATATCTGCCTCagaggttgttgatgatgaagtTGTTGAAATCTCTTCAAATGTTGTAGTATATATAACCGTTGGTGTAATATTTTCAGGAGTAGAAGGAGTATTAGTTGTTTCAAATGATGTAGTGGTTGTTGAAACTTCTTCAGATGATGAATCTGATGTAAACTCTAGAATAATAGTTTCAGGAGTAGAAGGAGTATTAGTTGTTTCAAATGATGTAGTGGTTGTTGAAACTTCTTCAGATGATGAATCTGATGTAAGCTCTGAAGTAGTATTTTCAGGTGTTAAAACAGTGTTCTCTGACAAAGTGGATGCTGTTTCATCTGTGACTGTTTCTAGTGTAGAGGTGAGTGTAGTGGTTTTAATAATAGTTGTAGAAGTATTATCTCCTGACACCCCTGTTGCTGCTGTGGTTATTCCTCTGATTTTTGTAGTTGTTGAAGTTGGAATACTTGATGTTATGGTTCTTAAAGCTCCTGCCGATGAAGTGATCATGACCAGGGGAGTAGTATTTCCAGAAGCAGAAGCAGTAGTAGAGGTTGCTGATGATGTA
Proteins encoded in this region:
- the LOC128617796 gene encoding uncharacterized protein LOC128617796: MTPLIITNTSPTPMGRTTASPARVSTTSTSSATSTTASASGNTTPLVMITSSAGALRTITSSIPTSTTTKIRGITTAATGVSGDNTSTTIIKTTTLTSTLETVTDETASTLSENTVLTPENTTSEFTSDSSSDEVSTTSTSFETTNTPSTPENITPTVIYTTTFEEISTTSSSTTSEADITTGNMTPLIITNTSPTPMDITTGNMTPLIITNTSPTPMGRTTASPARVSTTSTSSATSTTASASGNTTPLVMITSSAGALRTITSSIPPSTTTKIRGITTPATGGAGDNTSTTNVKTTTLTSTLETVTDETASTLSENTVTKPLFTSTA